Proteins from a genomic interval of Streptococcus sp. D7B5:
- the rimP gene encoding ribosome maturation factor RimP: MDAIATIVELVREVVEPVIQAPFELVDIEYGKIGSDMILSIFVDKPEGITLNDTADLTEIISPVLDTIKPDPFPEQYFLEITSPGLERPLKTKDAVAGAVGKYIHVGLYQAIDKQKVFEGTLLSFEEDELTMEYMDKTRKKTVQIPYSLVSKARLAVKL; encoded by the coding sequence GTGGACGCAATCGCAACAATCGTAGAATTAGTCAGAGAAGTTGTAGAACCTGTCATCCAAGCGCCTTTCGAGCTCGTGGATATCGAGTATGGAAAGATTGGCAGTGACATGATTCTTAGTATTTTTGTAGATAAACCCGAAGGAATTACCTTGAACGACACGGCAGACCTGACAGAAATCATCAGTCCTGTCCTAGATACCATCAAGCCTGATCCCTTCCCAGAACAATATTTCCTAGAAATCACCAGTCCAGGCTTGGAACGTCCTTTGAAAACCAAGGATGCTGTCGCTGGAGCAGTTGGGAAATACATCCATGTCGGGCTCTACCAAGCCATCGATAAGCAAAAAGTCTTTGAAGGAACCTTGCTGTCCTTTGAAGAGGACGAGTTGACTATGGAGTATATGGACAAGACACGTAAGAAAACCGTCCAAATTCCATACAGTTTAGTATCAAAAGCACGTTTAGCAGTAAAACTATAG
- a CDS encoding type II CAAX endopeptidase family protein, whose product MAIFNKCHALFLGFLVFAIVGAAGYSVNQGDYFQHQYTFIVVKTLLLFLSFGYARWFDMISLGILSKKQLLLFIGIFLLTVLVNIGYHAFFSVASGASAQHLEETSKGLPLSFIVSVTVLGPIQEELMFRGLLQGAIFENSWLGLVLTSSLFSFMHEPYDVPSFFYYLLGGLLLGFAYKKSQNLWVSTLVHMSYNSLPLLTYF is encoded by the coding sequence ATGGCCATTTTTAATAAATGTCATGCCTTGTTTTTGGGATTTTTAGTCTTTGCAATCGTTGGTGCAGCGGGATATTCCGTCAATCAAGGAGATTATTTTCAACACCAGTACACATTCATTGTTGTAAAGACTCTCTTGCTTTTCCTTAGTTTTGGCTATGCGAGATGGTTTGATATGATTTCTTTGGGGATTTTAAGCAAGAAACAACTCTTGCTGTTCATTGGAATCTTTCTTCTTACGGTGCTGGTAAATATAGGCTATCATGCTTTTTTCTCAGTTGCTTCTGGTGCCTCGGCTCAACACCTTGAGGAAACGAGTAAAGGACTTCCGCTTTCCTTTATTGTAAGTGTTACAGTTTTGGGACCAATCCAGGAGGAACTCATGTTCAGAGGACTTCTTCAGGGGGCTATATTTGAAAATTCTTGGTTAGGGCTTGTACTGACTTCCTCTCTCTTTTCTTTCATGCATGAACCTTATGATGTGCCTTCGTTTTTCTATTATCTACTTGGGGGCTTATTGCTGGGCTTTGCTTACAAAAAGAGCCAAAATTTGTGGGTTTCTACTCTAGTCCACATGTCTTACAACAGTTTGCCACTTTTAACTTATTTCTAA
- a CDS encoding phosphotransferase family protein, whose amino-acid sequence MDLGDNELTLTPIPGKSGKAYMGSYPDGKRVFVKMNTSPILPGLAREQIAPQLLWTRRLPDGSDMCAQEWLTGKILTPYDMNRKQIINILNRLHRSRPLMKQLSRLGYTMETPVDLLRSWQQGVPEILKQNHYLNSVIAELGKTVPGFREDHATIVHGDLRHSNWIETESGLVYLVDWDSVRLTDRMFDVAHLLCHYIPDYQWRQWLRDYGYKYNQTVLDKLYWYGQYSYLNQIAKYCENQDLDNVNREIYALRVFRDKYGKKR is encoded by the coding sequence ATGGACTTGGGTGATAATGAGCTAACGCTGACCCCGATACCTGGGAAGAGTGGCAAAGCTTATATGGGAAGCTACCCTGATGGGAAGCGCGTCTTTGTAAAAATGAACACCTCTCCAATCCTACCTGGCCTAGCCAGAGAACAAATCGCTCCTCAATTATTATGGACTCGTCGTTTGCCAGATGGCAGTGATATGTGTGCTCAGGAATGGCTGACGGGCAAAATCTTGACCCCTTACGACATGAATCGCAAGCAGATTATCAATATCTTGAACCGCCTCCACCGCTCGCGTCCCTTGATGAAGCAGTTGAGCCGTTTGGGCTATACCATGGAAACACCAGTTGATTTGCTACGTTCTTGGCAACAAGGAGTACCAGAAATCTTGAAGCAGAATCACTATTTGAACAGTGTGATTGCGGAGCTAGGTAAGACGGTTCCAGGTTTTAGAGAAGACCATGCAACGATTGTGCATGGGGATCTTCGCCATAGTAATTGGATTGAGACAGAGAGTGGACTCGTTTATCTAGTGGATTGGGATTCGGTTCGTCTGACGGATCGTATGTTTGATGTGGCGCATTTGCTATGCCACTACATTCCAGATTATCAGTGGCGTCAATGGTTGAGAGACTACGGCTATAAGTACAATCAGACAGTGTTAGATAAATTGTATTGGTATGGTCAGTATTCTTACTTGAACCAGATTGCCAAATACTGTGAAAATCAAGATTTAGACAATGTAAACCGGGAGATTTATGCCTTGCGCGTCTTCCGTGATAAGTATGGAAAGAAGAGATGA
- the trmB gene encoding tRNA (guanosine(46)-N7)-methyltransferase TrmB: MRVRNRKGATELLEANPQYVVLNPLEAKGKWRDLFGNDHPVHVEVGSGKGAFVSGMAKQNPDINYIGIDIQKSVLSYALDKVLEVGVPNIKLLWVDGSDLTDYFEDGEIDRLYLNFSDPWPKKRHEKRRLTYKSFLDTFKRILPENGEIHFKTDNRGLFEYSLVSFSQYGMKLNGVWLDLHASDFEGNVMTEYEQKFSSKGQVIYRVEAEFQKIA, translated from the coding sequence ATGAGAGTTAGAAATCGTAAAGGGGCGACAGAATTACTAGAGGCTAATCCCCAGTATGTGGTCCTCAATCCCTTGGAAGCTAAAGGGAAATGGCGAGACTTGTTTGGAAATGATCATCCGGTTCATGTTGAAGTTGGAAGTGGCAAAGGGGCCTTCGTATCAGGAATGGCCAAACAAAACCCTGACATCAACTATATCGGGATTGATATCCAAAAGTCGGTATTGAGTTATGCCTTGGACAAGGTTCTTGAAGTTGGAGTGCCCAACATCAAGTTGCTGTGGGTAGATGGTTCAGATCTGACCGACTACTTTGAAGACGGTGAGATTGATCGTTTGTACCTAAACTTTTCAGATCCCTGGCCTAAAAAACGCCATGAAAAACGTCGTTTGACTTACAAGAGTTTCTTGGACACCTTCAAGCGCATCTTGCCTGAGAATGGGGAAATCCATTTCAAGACGGATAACCGTGGCTTGTTTGAGTACAGCTTGGTGAGTTTTTCTCAGTATGGGATGAAACTCAATGGTGTTTGGTTGGACTTACATGCCAGTGATTTTGAAGGCAATGTTATGACAGAGTATGAGCAAAAATTCTCCAGCAAGGGTCAAGTAATCTACCGAGTTGAAGCAGAATTTCAAAAAATAGCTTGA